In a single window of the Terriglobales bacterium genome:
- a CDS encoding dihydrofolate reductase family protein: MRPLRYSINVTLDGCCDHRAIPADEELHRHAVENLEQADALLFGRVTYEMMEAAFRLPARAGARPDWMEPFARTIDAAKKYVVSSTLDRVDWNAELVRGDLGKAVRQLKRESGKGLLVGGVKLPLALAELELIDEYEFVVQPRLVGQGPRLFAGLSKHIDLRLVGRLEFSSGAVALRYRSTSRSY; the protein is encoded by the coding sequence ATGCGACCCCTTCGGTATTCCATCAACGTCACTTTGGACGGGTGCTGCGATCATCGTGCAATTCCCGCAGACGAAGAGTTGCATCGTCACGCGGTCGAGAACCTCGAGCAAGCCGATGCCCTCCTCTTTGGGCGGGTGACTTACGAAATGATGGAGGCAGCGTTCCGGCTGCCGGCGCGGGCGGGAGCGAGGCCTGATTGGATGGAACCCTTCGCCCGGACGATAGACGCGGCAAAGAAGTACGTCGTATCGAGCACCCTGGACCGGGTCGATTGGAACGCTGAGCTCGTGCGCGGGGATCTAGGGAAGGCCGTTCGGCAGCTCAAGCGGGAGTCGGGTAAGGGATTGCTCGTGGGAGGCGTGAAGCTCCCGCTGGCCTTGGCGGAGCTAGAATTGATCGATGAGTACGAGTTCGTAGTGCAGCCCAGGCTAGTGGGCCAGGGGCCGAGGTTGTTCGCGGGGCTATCGAAGCATATTGACTTGAGGCTCGTGGGCCGGCTGGAGTTCAGCTCGGGGGCGGTAGCTCTGCGGTATCGCTCTACAAGCCGTTCGTACTGA
- a CDS encoding radical SAM protein encodes MHNVTAQYSSFGTRMTPEAGIALGLGLTNECNLACSFCYRDPTRTDRLSLDQVKAVMERLPIRSVNLGTGENGMHPDFKAILAYLQTKPVKLTITSNGHSVAVLEDDELRAFHDIEFSLDYPTQAKQDEQRGEGNWTLIHAQAERCLRLYVPVTIVAVMMKSNYLRLADVARVAKPFDAPLRINVYQAVRSDVYALSYEEYWQGFRRLFEETDVIAIGEPLVRAMVGLPPLRGGCGVSTVRVTPRGTTQPCVYWPGSGEPLSALISAGDNILNSTPFEHARTLPQACEACEFREPCHGGCAGRRRLQGALLQPDFYCPIVRGERPRLEIRMAANRDLPKISSSCTTVVIAR; translated from the coding sequence ATGCATAACGTCACAGCCCAGTATTCGTCTTTCGGAACTCGCATGACGCCTGAGGCCGGTATTGCACTCGGGCTAGGTCTTACGAACGAGTGTAATCTCGCCTGCTCGTTTTGCTACCGCGATCCGACTCGCACCGATCGTCTCTCCCTGGATCAAGTTAAGGCAGTCATGGAACGCTTGCCCATACGCTCGGTGAATCTCGGCACCGGCGAGAACGGCATGCATCCGGACTTCAAGGCCATACTGGCCTATCTGCAAACGAAACCGGTGAAGCTCACCATCACTTCCAACGGCCATAGTGTTGCTGTTCTGGAAGACGATGAACTGCGCGCCTTCCATGACATTGAATTCTCTCTCGATTACCCAACGCAAGCCAAGCAGGATGAACAGCGGGGTGAGGGCAATTGGACACTTATCCATGCGCAGGCAGAACGGTGTCTGCGGCTGTATGTTCCTGTAACCATCGTTGCCGTGATGATGAAGTCAAACTACTTGCGTTTAGCGGATGTGGCACGAGTAGCCAAACCGTTTGACGCGCCTTTGCGAATCAATGTGTACCAAGCCGTGCGATCGGACGTCTATGCTCTGAGCTACGAAGAGTACTGGCAGGGGTTTCGGCGCCTTTTCGAAGAGACCGACGTGATTGCTATTGGCGAACCGCTGGTTCGCGCAATGGTGGGACTCCCACCGCTCCGGGGCGGTTGCGGCGTGAGCACCGTACGGGTGACACCACGAGGCACGACGCAACCGTGCGTCTATTGGCCGGGTTCAGGGGAGCCGCTTTCAGCCTTGATCTCTGCAGGGGACAACATCCTGAACTCAACGCCTTTCGAGCACGCACGGACACTTCCTCAAGCGTGCGAGGCTTGCGAGTTCCGTGAGCCGTGCCACGGCGGATGTGCCGGACGGCGACGCTTGCAAGGCGCACTGCTACAGCCTGACTTTTATTGCCCGATCGTTCGGGGTGAGCGCCCACGCCTCGAGATCCGCATGGCCGCTAACCGCGATCTGCCCAAGATAAGTAGTTCCTGCACCACGGTTGTGATTGCCAGGTAG
- a CDS encoding GIY-YIG nuclease family protein: MSGGKSYYVYIVTNPSRTLYTGITNDLYRRVAEHKHREIPGFLYPQTFAHHLH, encoded by the coding sequence GTGTCCGGAGGGAAGTCCTACTACGTCTACATTGTCACCAATCCTTCCCGTACGCTGTACACCGGAATTACCAATGACCTGTATCGCCGAGTCGCAGAGCACAAGCACAGAGAAATTCCCGGATTCTTGTATCCACAAACCTTTGCCCATCATCTACACTGA
- a CDS encoding mannose-1-phosphate guanylyltransferase, with protein MKKNNFYPVILAGGRGTRFWPLSRKRRAKQLLSLDGKRSMIQQTVARLRPLVGPRHFWIITNQDLYREINRQLPGIDRKQTIPEPVGRNTAPAIGLAAFILLRRDPQGVIGMFPSDHVVADESRFRAVLAKGVELAAAGDNIVVMGIKPTRAETGYGYIETGQRVSPDVYHVRRFTEKPNLQRAEEFLAAGNYFWNSGMFLWRASTLARALREHLSETAPYLEEIAATFGTSKFASTFRRLYPKCENISIDYAVLEPRSAKGEHASNLFCIPVEVGWNDLGSWAALYEFRAPNRSRTETNVVDAAGGFALNARGNFVHAPGKFVATVGVSDLVVVETDDALLITTREHSQDVGKIVKYLDDKKMANLV; from the coding sequence GTGAAAAAAAACAATTTCTATCCTGTAATCCTGGCGGGAGGCCGCGGCACGCGTTTCTGGCCGCTCAGCCGCAAACGTCGCGCCAAGCAATTGCTCTCCCTCGACGGGAAGCGGAGCATGATCCAGCAGACCGTGGCAAGGCTGCGTCCTCTGGTCGGCCCGCGACATTTTTGGATCATCACTAACCAGGACCTGTATCGTGAAATTAACCGCCAACTCCCTGGCATTGACCGAAAACAAACCATCCCCGAACCTGTAGGCCGCAATACGGCGCCAGCCATTGGGCTGGCAGCATTTATCCTGCTACGTCGCGATCCTCAGGGCGTGATCGGAATGTTTCCTTCCGATCATGTAGTTGCGGACGAAAGCCGCTTTCGTGCTGTCCTTGCCAAGGGGGTTGAACTCGCGGCCGCGGGTGACAACATTGTGGTGATGGGCATCAAGCCCACCCGGGCGGAGACCGGGTATGGCTACATCGAAACTGGGCAGCGTGTTTCGCCCGACGTGTACCACGTCCGGCGCTTTACCGAAAAACCGAATCTGCAGCGCGCTGAGGAATTCCTGGCAGCGGGGAATTACTTCTGGAATAGCGGCATGTTCTTATGGCGGGCCAGCACTCTCGCCCGGGCTCTGAGGGAGCACCTCTCCGAAACCGCGCCCTATCTGGAAGAGATTGCCGCAACCTTCGGTACCTCCAAGTTTGCGAGCACATTCCGGCGGCTCTATCCGAAATGCGAAAACATCAGCATTGACTATGCCGTGCTCGAACCCCGCTCTGCCAAGGGGGAACATGCATCCAATCTTTTTTGCATTCCGGTCGAGGTGGGATGGAATGATCTGGGCTCCTGGGCGGCGCTCTACGAGTTCCGAGCGCCCAACCGGTCACGCACAGAAACGAATGTAGTTGATGCTGCGGGCGGCTTCGCTTTGAATGCGCGGGGCAACTTTGTGCACGCCCCCGGCAAGTTCGTGGCCACGGTCGGAGTGAGCGACCTGGTGGTCGTGGAAACCGACGACGCTTTGCTCATCACCACCCGTGAGCACTCCCAGGATGTGGGAAAAATAGTGAAATATCTGGACGACAAGAAAATGGCGAATCTGGTATGA
- a CDS encoding type I phosphomannose isomerase catalytic subunit: MAELYPLLLLPEFSPRPWGALDLSPIYSGRKFTEKIGEAWLTGDECRVANGPLAGQRLADVSARYGRDLVGKSARDANQFPLLLKFLFPHDKLSVQVHPDDECAQRVGQPWGKTECWYVLAAEPRAQVALGLKPGTTRNQLREAIEQTRAEELLNWIDIHEGEMIYVAGGTVHAISPGSILVETQQSSDTTYRLYDYGRPRPLHLDQGLNAVKERTGSGKVVRSSEDTLRTSNNGNSSELITSPYFVVDKFALKEPKEFSAHGGVDHASVQILVALEGCGVVEAEGTEPVTFARGDAVVIPASIDDYRVRPQWTLEFLRARVPSGPLPEPVTRI; encoded by the coding sequence ATGGCGGAACTATATCCACTTCTATTATTGCCTGAGTTCAGCCCCCGTCCGTGGGGTGCGCTCGACCTTTCTCCTATCTACAGCGGCCGCAAGTTCACAGAGAAGATTGGCGAGGCCTGGCTGACCGGGGACGAATGTCGGGTGGCGAACGGCCCCCTAGCGGGACAGCGCTTGGCTGACGTCTCCGCGAGGTACGGGCGCGACCTGGTCGGCAAGTCGGCGCGAGACGCGAATCAGTTCCCTCTGCTCCTGAAGTTCTTATTCCCACACGACAAGCTTTCTGTTCAGGTCCACCCGGACGATGAGTGCGCCCAACGCGTGGGTCAGCCTTGGGGAAAAACTGAATGTTGGTATGTGCTGGCTGCGGAGCCGAGGGCCCAGGTAGCCTTAGGACTAAAGCCGGGAACCACGCGGAACCAATTGCGCGAGGCCATCGAGCAGACCCGTGCCGAGGAATTGCTCAACTGGATTGACATCCATGAGGGCGAGATGATCTATGTGGCCGGGGGCACGGTGCACGCGATTTCGCCGGGATCCATCCTGGTGGAGACGCAGCAAAGTTCCGATACCACCTATCGTTTATATGACTACGGAAGGCCGCGTCCTCTGCATCTGGATCAGGGGCTGAACGCCGTGAAGGAACGCACTGGATCAGGCAAAGTGGTGCGCTCGTCAGAGGACACTCTCAGGACAAGCAACAATGGGAACTCCTCAGAGCTCATTACGTCGCCTTACTTTGTGGTGGATAAATTTGCGCTGAAGGAGCCGAAAGAATTCTCGGCACATGGCGGAGTAGACCACGCTTCGGTGCAGATTCTGGTTGCCTTGGAGGGCTGCGGCGTGGTGGAAGCCGAGGGCACGGAACCGGTGACGTTTGCTCGCGGTGATGCGGTCGTCATACCAGCATCCATTGACGACTACCGCGTGCGGCCGCAGTGGACGCTTGAGTTTTTGCGGGCCCGCGTGCCTTCGGGGCCGCTTCCCGAGCCTGTAACCAGGATTTGA
- the kdsB gene encoding 3-deoxy-manno-octulosonate cytidylyltransferase, translating into MKAVAIIPARLASTRLTRKALRTIAGEPMLVQVYRAVRACDLLDDVLVATDSEEIMAVCREKDLHARMTSTTHRSGTERVHEVAESLASDVYINVQGDEPMVRPEHIASLLERMKDPAVEVGTLCTPCAPEDVNNPNAVKVVADANLRALYFSRATIPFDRDHSGASRYYKHLGFYAYRKAALDRFCSLPESALERSERLEQLRFLENGIPIYVAETPYDTIGVDTEEDLARAEAALTARADQRRASTRVR; encoded by the coding sequence ATGAAAGCCGTTGCCATCATCCCGGCGCGTCTTGCTTCTACCCGCCTTACGCGCAAAGCATTGCGCACCATCGCGGGTGAGCCCATGCTGGTCCAGGTGTATCGCGCAGTGAGGGCCTGCGATCTCCTCGACGACGTGCTGGTGGCCACGGACTCGGAAGAAATCATGGCAGTGTGCCGGGAAAAGGATTTGCACGCGCGGATGACTTCCACGACTCACCGCAGTGGCACCGAGCGCGTGCACGAAGTTGCGGAATCATTGGCATCCGATGTTTACATAAATGTCCAGGGCGATGAGCCGATGGTGCGCCCGGAGCACATTGCGTCGCTTTTGGAGCGCATGAAAGATCCGGCGGTGGAGGTGGGGACTTTGTGCACACCATGCGCGCCGGAAGATGTAAACAATCCTAACGCCGTCAAGGTTGTCGCCGATGCTAACCTGCGGGCACTCTATTTTTCGCGTGCCACCATTCCATTCGATCGAGACCACAGCGGCGCTTCGCGTTATTACAAGCACTTGGGTTTTTATGCGTACCGCAAAGCGGCGCTCGACCGTTTCTGTTCGCTGCCTGAGTCCGCATTGGAACGCAGTGAGCGACTGGAGCAGTTGCGATTTCTGGAGAATGGAATTCCCATTTACGTTGCCGAAACACCTTACGACACCATCGGGGTGGACACGGAAGAGGATCTCGCCAGGGCCGAAGCGGCCCTGACCGCGCGCGCCGATCAGCGACGGGCCAGCACTCGAGTACGCTGA
- a CDS encoding methyltransferase domain-containing protein — MITDSDGERFRSGADKYAAYLKTPEGRLRLDLGFANLQEFLPPATRSLLALDIGGGTGTTAVRLARLGFHVTVLDASMPMLDLATRAAQEAGVTERIALKHGDANQLPDLFHADSFDVILCHNILEYVDDPCAVLRSAARALRDTSSIMSVLARNQAGEVLKAAIQDGDLAASEHNLTAEWGNESLYGGRVRLFTAEGLQAMLLKSSLAVTARRGVRVLSDYLPPSVSRDDEYERIFELERKLGKRPEFVAVARYTQSLGHRTVPS, encoded by the coding sequence ATGATTACCGATTCCGACGGCGAACGCTTCCGGAGTGGCGCGGACAAGTACGCCGCCTACCTCAAGACGCCCGAGGGGAGATTGCGCCTCGACCTCGGCTTCGCCAATTTACAGGAGTTTCTCCCGCCGGCCACGCGGTCTTTGCTCGCTTTAGATATTGGCGGCGGTACGGGCACGACCGCGGTGCGCCTGGCCCGGCTCGGTTTTCACGTCACGGTGCTGGATGCGTCCATGCCAATGCTGGATTTAGCCACACGTGCAGCGCAGGAGGCGGGAGTAACAGAGAGGATTGCGCTGAAGCATGGCGATGCCAACCAATTGCCAGACTTGTTCCATGCCGACTCGTTTGATGTGATTCTTTGCCACAACATCCTGGAATATGTTGACGATCCATGTGCTGTTTTGCGCAGTGCGGCCCGCGCCTTGCGAGATACGTCCAGCATAATGTCAGTATTGGCGCGTAACCAGGCGGGCGAGGTGTTAAAGGCCGCAATACAAGATGGCGACTTGGCGGCGAGCGAACATAATCTCACTGCTGAATGGGGAAATGAGTCCCTGTACGGAGGAAGGGTGCGGCTGTTTACGGCAGAGGGCCTGCAAGCCATGCTGCTAAAATCCTCGCTTGCAGTAACTGCACGACGAGGCGTACGGGTGTTGTCGGATTACTTGCCGCCCAGCGTTTCGCGAGATGATGAGTACGAGCGGATTTTTGAGCTGGAGCGCAAGCTGGGCAAGCGGCCGGAATTTGTTGCCGTCGCCCGCTACACGCAATCCCTGGGACATCGCACCGTCCCGTCGTGA
- a CDS encoding PP2C family protein-serine/threonine phosphatase, with amino-acid sequence MKGQNSEPPVLTTAYTVPSIDEYLRERLMPVEGAIPHIRGIEMFGNSIPAGTVGGDLFEYINFQQRYDITVRIQRAQRLAKEFLEPLPPGVPVRNSVDDHVQWLKQTPDYRPEIEAEYRFARSSEQLRVAEDLRELCSTAGVLVVDAEGHGIISAKIASTVHDTFHALMLTELDRYGRTTPDLLENLNLRLAQSVTARNALGMTEKENAREIATMLYGEVRPGGHFRFVNFGHPPPLVFSAEYRKFMNIGESRMVQFLALGLQIPADHPDRKKYYSVSVRHKEFDRSDVAEITLLSPGDILVLYTDGVYDGSDKQAREQLEAVLREHYRESAKDICNALLDQAIKQDDELRANGDEALIDDKTVLIVKRT; translated from the coding sequence TTGAAAGGACAGAACTCAGAACCACCGGTTTTGACGACGGCGTACACCGTTCCGAGTATTGATGAATACTTGCGTGAGCGGTTGATGCCCGTCGAAGGTGCGATTCCGCACATTCGCGGCATCGAGATGTTTGGCAATTCCATCCCTGCAGGAACTGTCGGTGGCGACCTTTTCGAGTACATCAATTTTCAACAGCGTTACGACATTACGGTGCGTATTCAGCGGGCCCAACGCCTAGCGAAGGAGTTTCTCGAGCCGCTTCCGCCAGGCGTCCCGGTGCGCAATTCGGTTGACGATCACGTGCAATGGCTGAAACAAACCCCCGACTACAGGCCCGAGATAGAGGCCGAGTATAGATTTGCCAGGAGCTCCGAGCAGTTGCGAGTGGCGGAGGACTTGCGCGAGCTTTGCTCGACGGCGGGTGTTCTGGTTGTGGACGCGGAGGGACACGGAATCATCTCAGCCAAGATTGCGTCTACGGTGCACGACACATTCCATGCTTTGATGCTCACCGAACTGGATCGCTACGGAAGAACCACGCCGGACCTTCTGGAAAACCTCAATCTGCGGCTGGCGCAGTCGGTCACCGCGCGTAACGCACTGGGAATGACCGAAAAAGAAAATGCGCGTGAAATCGCGACCATGCTATATGGCGAAGTACGGCCTGGCGGCCATTTTCGTTTCGTGAATTTTGGGCATCCTCCGCCGCTGGTGTTCTCGGCGGAGTATCGCAAATTCATGAACATAGGTGAAAGCCGCATGGTGCAATTCCTTGCGCTCGGGCTGCAGATCCCGGCAGATCATCCGGACCGTAAGAAATACTACTCCGTGAGCGTCCGGCACAAAGAGTTCGACCGTTCCGATGTCGCCGAGATCACGCTATTGAGCCCGGGAGACATTCTTGTTCTCTACACTGACGGAGTTTACGACGGCAGCGACAAGCAAGCACGCGAGCAACTTGAAGCGGTTTTGCGTGAGCATTACCGAGAGTCGGCTAAGGACATCTGCAATGCTTTGCTGGATCAGGCGATCAAGCAAGATGACGAACTCCGAGCGAACGGCGACGAGGCGTTGATTGACGACAAGACTGTGCTTATAGTCAAACGAACATGA
- a CDS encoding phosphoglucomutase/phosphomannomutase family protein has protein sequence MAEIKFGTDGWRGLIADDFTFDNVRRVAGAIASYVLKHEDAQRGVVVGYDTRFASPRAAEVVSEVLAGAGVPVTLANDYTPTPAVSFAVRQRGAAGGVVVTSSHNPFNWNGVKFKAKFGGSATPAIMKLVEAELHSGARPKAAVPARIERTDLKDAYLSAICKFADLQKIAKANFKLVIDTMYGSGRGVLARAFDSAGVRYIAIRDEVNPLFPGINPEPIEPHTAMLQETVVREGCHAGLATDGDADRIGAVAEDGSFVDSHKIFSILLRWLLERKKWPGDVVRAFNTTRMLDRIAARHGRKLHETSIGFKYIADIMLASEVLIGGEESGGIGFSRHLPERDGILNSLLLANVMADEDKTLGQLVADLQKDFGEHYYGRLDLHIPDDVKQAAIVRARGDLNRLGRYPVLRKEGLDGVKLFLDAPTNGQGAEAWILFRASGTEPLLRLYAEGASPELVKEMLGNGEAFVLQRSAA, from the coding sequence ATGGCTGAGATTAAATTCGGCACCGATGGATGGCGCGGCCTGATTGCCGACGACTTCACCTTCGACAACGTTCGCCGTGTCGCCGGTGCGATCGCCTCCTACGTGCTGAAACACGAGGATGCCCAACGCGGTGTCGTGGTCGGCTATGACACTCGTTTTGCATCACCACGCGCAGCCGAGGTTGTCTCCGAAGTGCTGGCCGGCGCGGGGGTGCCAGTCACGCTGGCCAACGACTACACTCCTACCCCGGCGGTATCTTTTGCAGTTCGGCAGCGAGGCGCAGCCGGCGGAGTGGTAGTCACCTCCAGCCACAATCCTTTCAACTGGAACGGAGTGAAGTTCAAAGCCAAGTTTGGTGGCTCGGCAACGCCCGCGATCATGAAGTTAGTAGAAGCAGAATTGCACTCCGGCGCGAGGCCCAAGGCGGCGGTTCCCGCCCGCATTGAGCGAACCGACCTGAAGGATGCGTATCTTTCAGCCATCTGCAAATTCGCCGACTTGCAGAAAATTGCCAAAGCCAATTTCAAGCTGGTGATTGACACCATGTACGGCTCGGGTCGCGGCGTATTGGCCCGCGCCTTCGATTCCGCCGGCGTGCGTTACATCGCCATCCGGGATGAGGTCAACCCGCTTTTTCCCGGCATCAATCCCGAACCCATTGAGCCGCACACCGCGATGCTTCAGGAAACCGTAGTGCGCGAGGGCTGCCACGCCGGTCTGGCTACGGACGGTGACGCGGATCGAATTGGCGCAGTCGCCGAAGATGGCAGCTTCGTGGATTCGCACAAAATCTTTTCCATCTTGCTGCGCTGGCTACTCGAGCGTAAGAAATGGCCAGGGGACGTGGTGCGCGCGTTTAATACTACCCGCATGCTGGACCGCATCGCCGCTCGCCACGGCCGCAAGCTGCATGAGACCAGCATCGGCTTCAAGTACATTGCTGACATTATGCTGGCGAGCGAGGTCCTCATCGGGGGTGAGGAGTCCGGCGGGATCGGATTCTCCCGCCACCTGCCAGAACGCGACGGAATTCTGAATTCGCTGCTGCTGGCGAACGTGATGGCCGATGAAGACAAAACCCTGGGCCAATTGGTCGCCGACCTACAGAAGGATTTCGGGGAACATTACTACGGCCGTCTCGACCTGCACATTCCCGATGACGTGAAGCAAGCCGCCATCGTGCGAGCACGAGGCGATCTCAACCGCCTTGGCCGCTACCCGGTGCTCCGCAAAGAAGGCCTGGATGGAGTAAAGTTATTTCTAGACGCGCCGACCAATGGCCAGGGCGCGGAAGCCTGGATCTTGTTCCGCGCTTCCGGCACCGAGCCGCTTTTGCGGCTTTACGCCGAGGGCGCCTCCCCCGAGCTGGTAAAGGAGATGTTGGGCAATGGTGAGGCGTTCGTATTGCAGCGGTCGGCGGCTTAG
- a CDS encoding M48 family metallopeptidase, translating into MTVVDLQNSTDTPEAQRYNRIRRYLGIADVAVGLGVLLALLITGWTGTLRDIAYQGAHQNYVLAVFLYVAALMVISKIIGFGLDYYGFRLEHRFKLSNQRFSSWLWDEFKGWLVGLVLAVVLVEIVYYIIRASQQYWWLIAWAVFIGFFVLMAQIAPVVLFPIFYKFKPLQNQSLKDRLLRLSERAGTRVRGVYEWKLSEKSKKANAALTGLGKTRRIILADTLLEGYSEDEIEAVLAHELGHHVHRHILKSIGIQVAVTFVGFWAANEVLRYAVSHGQMFIGLSDFANLPLLILVSTILSLLLVPVLNAYSRHNEREADRYAFNSIASVEPFISSMNKLADQNLAERTPSKWVELLFHSHPPISKRITAAKAHGQRTRVLARR; encoded by the coding sequence ATGACAGTCGTAGATTTGCAGAATTCCACCGACACACCCGAAGCGCAGCGCTACAACCGTATTCGCCGATACTTGGGGATTGCCGACGTTGCAGTCGGCCTGGGGGTACTGCTGGCGTTATTGATTACCGGCTGGACGGGCACCCTACGCGACATTGCCTATCAGGGCGCTCACCAGAATTACGTGCTCGCAGTATTTCTGTATGTGGCCGCGTTGATGGTGATCAGCAAAATTATCGGATTCGGCCTGGATTATTACGGCTTCCGGCTGGAGCACCGCTTCAAGCTCTCCAATCAGCGCTTTAGTTCCTGGCTTTGGGACGAATTCAAAGGCTGGCTTGTGGGATTGGTTCTGGCGGTCGTGCTGGTGGAGATCGTTTACTACATCATCCGCGCCTCGCAGCAGTACTGGTGGTTGATCGCTTGGGCGGTATTTATCGGATTCTTTGTCTTGATGGCGCAAATCGCGCCGGTGGTACTGTTCCCAATCTTCTACAAATTCAAGCCGCTGCAAAACCAATCGCTAAAGGACCGTCTGTTGCGGCTCAGTGAGCGCGCCGGAACGCGAGTACGCGGGGTCTATGAATGGAAGCTCTCGGAGAAAAGTAAGAAAGCGAACGCGGCGCTGACCGGACTTGGCAAAACGCGGCGCATCATCCTCGCCGACACGCTGCTTGAAGGCTACTCTGAAGATGAAATTGAGGCGGTGCTTGCCCACGAGCTCGGTCATCACGTTCACCGCCATATCCTGAAAAGCATCGGTATACAAGTCGCAGTAACCTTTGTGGGGTTCTGGGCAGCAAATGAAGTGCTGCGTTACGCGGTGAGCCACGGCCAAATGTTCATTGGACTGTCGGATTTCGCCAATCTTCCGCTGCTGATATTGGTCTCAACCATACTTTCATTGTTGCTCGTTCCGGTGCTGAATGCCTATTCGCGGCACAACGAGCGTGAAGCCGATCGCTATGCTTTTAACTCCATAGCCAGCGTGGAACCATTCATCTCGTCCATGAACAAGCTGGCTGACCAGAACCTGGCGGAGCGCACCCCCTCAAAGTGGGTGGAACTCTTGTTCCATTCGCATCCGCCGATCTCGAAACGTATCACCGCCGCCAAAGCTCACGGTCAGCGTACTCGAGTGCTGGCCCGTCGCTGA
- a CDS encoding type 1 glutamine amidotransferase family protein, translated as MDAQTACLFVFDGFADWEPASVLAELRRTFGFSVQVVGLTRDPVKSMGGLNILPDLPIADAQPEFTNILILPGGDAWMRGEMKEVTAFIRAVAAAGRPVAAICGATLSLAHAGLLDHHRHTSNGNGFIPKHVPQYKGHQLYQKMRAVRDGNVITANGLAPFAFAAEVFRTVAPDRGDDIATYEGLYSRGLLDD; from the coding sequence ATGGATGCCCAAACAGCATGCCTGTTCGTCTTCGACGGCTTTGCGGATTGGGAACCCGCGTCCGTATTAGCCGAGCTGCGCCGAACCTTCGGATTCTCCGTCCAGGTTGTCGGGCTTACAAGAGATCCAGTAAAAAGTATGGGCGGGCTGAACATTCTTCCGGATCTTCCCATCGCCGACGCCCAGCCGGAATTTACAAATATTCTGATCCTTCCAGGCGGGGATGCCTGGATGCGCGGAGAAATGAAAGAGGTCACGGCCTTCATAAGGGCTGTTGCAGCGGCGGGCAGGCCAGTAGCGGCGATCTGTGGGGCGACGCTCTCTTTGGCACATGCGGGGCTTCTTGACCACCATCGTCATACGAGTAATGGGAATGGCTTTATCCCTAAACATGTACCGCAATATAAAGGTCATCAGCTTTACCAGAAGATGCGCGCTGTGAGGGACGGCAACGTGATCACCGCAAACGGCCTTGCCCCCTTTGCGTTTGCAGCCGAAGTTTTTCGAACTGTAGCACCTGATCGAGGTGACGACATAGCGACGTACGAGGGCCTTTATTCGCGTGGTCTGCTTGATGACTAA